One region of Jatrophihabitans cynanchi genomic DNA includes:
- a CDS encoding class I SAM-dependent methyltransferase, whose protein sequence is MPIDATGLPLTGERTVPGVPTENYWFRRHEAVYRFAAPLVAGRRVLEVGCGEGYGTALLARSAARIVGIDYDASATAHATRSYPVARFVRANLAALPVPSGSVDVLVSLQVIEHVWNHPEFVAECRRALGPGGHLLVSTPNRLTFSPGRDTPLNPFHTKEFTAAELVDLLTRGGFEVEAVLGLHAGARLAAWDAAHGGSFVGAQLAAPPQSWEPELLRDVRAVTTSDFAVLAADVHEVDESLDLLVLARRPPGPA, encoded by the coding sequence CTGCCCATCGACGCAACCGGCCTGCCGCTCACCGGCGAACGCACCGTCCCCGGCGTGCCCACCGAGAACTACTGGTTCCGCCGGCACGAGGCTGTGTACCGGTTCGCGGCGCCGCTGGTCGCCGGGCGGCGCGTCCTCGAGGTGGGCTGCGGCGAGGGGTACGGCACCGCGCTGCTCGCGCGTTCGGCGGCGCGGATCGTCGGGATCGACTACGACGCCTCAGCCACGGCGCACGCGACACGCAGCTACCCGGTCGCCAGGTTCGTGCGCGCGAACCTGGCGGCACTGCCGGTGCCGTCCGGATCCGTCGACGTGCTCGTGAGCCTGCAGGTGATCGAGCACGTGTGGAACCACCCCGAGTTCGTCGCTGAGTGCCGGCGCGCGCTCGGTCCCGGCGGCCACCTGCTGGTGTCGACACCGAACCGGCTGACCTTCTCCCCCGGGCGGGACACGCCGCTGAATCCCTTCCACACCAAGGAGTTCACCGCGGCCGAACTCGTCGACCTGCTCACCCGCGGCGGCTTCGAGGTGGAGGCGGTGCTCGGCCTGCACGCCGGCGCGCGGCTCGCGGCGTGGGACGCGGCACACGGCGGCTCGTTCGTCGGCGCACAGCTCGCGGCGCCACCGCAGTCGTGGGAACCGGAGTTGCTACGTGACGTCCGGGCCGTCACCACGTCCGACTTCGCCGTCCTCGCTGCGGACGTGCACGAGGTGGACGAATCGCTCGACCTCCTCGTCCTCGCGCGACGG